Proteins co-encoded in one Armatimonadota bacterium genomic window:
- a CDS encoding NAD(P)-dependent oxidoreductase — MTPASRRTAGKAAPTSARPARRLTASSDAVAVATGPVSPLVPPAPVGVAGCGTMGRLLVTALHAAGYPVVAYDPDPRARTAAVDAGATAVPTLDDLGSRIAAVVLSLPGPAEIVEVTGRLLAHPGSLQVIIDTSTSDPAISRRLAARAAAAHVGYLDAPILGRPATAGRWTVPVGGEVAVLERARPVLEAFAATVIHVGPAGAGHTVKLLNQMMFAIINAATAELMAAAPRVGIAPDVLYHAIVSSGAATVSGLFREAGGKIARADFSPVFSIDLLCKDTDLAVHMARAAGAAPVLTTMVQVLNHLARARGLAGLDSAALVQVYERLAQPPVGESEDAAPS; from the coding sequence ATGACGCCCGCGTCCCGCCGGACCGCCGGCAAAGCAGCCCCCACCAGCGCGCGGCCAGCGCGGCGGCTGACCGCCAGCAGCGACGCCGTCGCGGTGGCAACCGGTCCCGTCTCACCGCTGGTCCCGCCGGCGCCGGTGGGCGTCGCCGGGTGCGGGACGATGGGCCGGTTGCTGGTCACCGCCCTGCACGCTGCAGGGTATCCCGTGGTCGCCTACGACCCCGACCCCCGGGCGCGGACGGCCGCTGTCGACGCCGGCGCGACCGCCGTGCCGACGCTGGACGACCTGGGCAGCCGCATCGCCGCCGTCGTGCTGTCGCTCCCCGGCCCGGCGGAGATCGTCGAGGTCACGGGGCGCCTGCTGGCGCACCCCGGCAGCCTGCAGGTCATCATCGACACGAGCACCAGCGACCCGGCGATCAGCCGCAGGCTGGCGGCCAGGGCCGCGGCCGCGCACGTCGGCTACCTCGACGCGCCCATCCTCGGGCGCCCGGCGACCGCAGGGCGCTGGACGGTGCCCGTGGGCGGCGAGGTCGCGGTGCTGGAGCGGGCACGGCCCGTGCTGGAGGCGTTCGCCGCCACCGTCATCCACGTGGGGCCCGCCGGCGCCGGGCACACGGTGAAGCTGCTCAACCAGATGATGTTCGCCATCATCAACGCGGCGACGGCCGAGCTGATGGCCGCCGCGCCGCGCGTCGGCATCGCGCCGGACGTGTTGTACCACGCGATCGTCTCCAGCGGGGCCGCGACGGTCTCGGGGCTGTTCCGCGAGGCCGGCGGCAAGATCGCCCGGGCCGACTTCTCCCCTGTCTTCTCCATCGACCTGCTGTGCAAGGACACCGATCTGGCGGTGCACATGGCCCGCGCCGCAGGGGCCGCACCGGTGCTGACGACGATGGTGCAGGTGCTGAACCACCTGGCGCGCGCACGCGGCCTGGCCGGACTGGACAGCGCTGCGCTGGTGCAGGTGTACGAGCGTCTGGCGCAGCCTCCTGTTGGGGAGTCCGAAGATGCCGCGCCCTCCTGA